TGAATCAAATTTTTGAGCTTCTGAAGAACAACAATACTAATACTCCTATTTGGCTCATGCGGCAGGCAGGTAGATACTTACCGGAATACATGAAAATCAGGAAAACGGTAGATAGTTTTCTTGAGTTATGCTACGATATTGATAAAGCAACTGAGATAACCCTGCAGCCGATAAGACGTTACAATTTTGATGCGGCAATAATTTTTTCCGATATTTTAGTATTACCGCATGCACTTGGTTGGGATATAAGGTTTGAAGAAAATATAGGTCCTATATTACGCCGATTCAAATCGCACGATGATTTTAGATATTTAGAAAATGATCATAATAAAAAACTTTTTCCTATCTATGAGATAATCAGAAAAGTAAAAGCTGAGTTACCGAAACATACTTCTTTAATCGGTTTTACAGGTAGCCCGTGGACAGTGATGAGCTATATGTTAGAGGGAAAAGGCAAACAGGATTTTAAAATAAGCAAAAAGTTTATTTACGAAAATAAACAATTAGCCAAAGAGCTTTTAGGTTTTATTACCGAAAAAACTGCTTATCATCTCATAAATCAAGCAAAAGCCGGAGCAGATATATTAAAGCTTTTTGATTC
This genomic window from Rickettsia endosymbiont of Ceutorhynchus obstrictus contains:
- the hemE gene encoding uroporphyrinogen decarboxylase is translated as MRQAGRYLPEYMKIRKTVDSFLELCYDIDKATEITLQPIRRYNFDAAIIFSDILVLPHALGWDIRFEENIGPILRRFKSHDDFRYLENDHNKKLFPIYEIIRKVKAELPKHTSLIGFTGSPWTVMSYMLEGKGKQDFKISKKFIYENKQLAKELLGFITEKTAYHLINQAKAGADILKLFDSWAGVLSSEEYVDFVLQPTKKIITEIRKYFPNIPIIGFPKNSGWLYEKYIAETAIDIIACDQYVPLEIMKSWSNKIIVQGNLDPIVLLTDKDIIKEKVNKILSNFNGKKFIFNLGHGIMPETPPENVEFLVNYVRDFKVT